A part of Marinobacter psychrophilus genomic DNA contains:
- the dctP gene encoding TRAP transporter substrate-binding protein DctP, protein MAKPTEKSSVDQSPSNQSPPDKILSSRRKFIKTAGIGGAAIATGIGAPYVNAQPKPIKWRLQTYSGAPLGAHVIKPQIDAFNEAANGEMEIELYYADQLVPTAELFRAMQRGTIDAVQSDDATMASPVDISVFGGYFPFNSRFSLDMAAMFKYHGLNEIWEEAYGEVDNVTWLSAGAWDPLHIFSKEPIRSLADMKGKRVFGVPTAGKFLSQYGLIPVTVPWDDVEVALQTGELDGVAWCGFTEAYEVGWADVCNYALTNSITGAWCGSYFANTESWNKVPPHLQALFRSTIDQSHYYRNVWYWAGEARLRVEGGKLELTSLPKEEWEKVTGDAEVFWDKIADTSPRAGRVVQIFKDYSALMQKAGYPYR, encoded by the coding sequence ATGGCTAAACCGACAGAAAAATCATCAGTAGATCAGAGTCCGTCGAACCAGAGCCCACCGGACAAGATACTTTCGTCACGCCGCAAATTTATAAAAACCGCTGGAATTGGTGGCGCCGCCATCGCAACAGGTATCGGTGCCCCTTACGTCAATGCCCAGCCAAAGCCCATCAAGTGGAGATTACAGACCTATTCAGGAGCGCCACTAGGTGCGCACGTCATCAAACCCCAGATAGACGCATTCAACGAAGCGGCGAATGGCGAGATGGAAATCGAGCTCTACTATGCCGACCAACTCGTGCCAACGGCGGAACTGTTTCGAGCCATGCAACGTGGCACGATCGATGCTGTTCAGTCTGACGACGCTACCATGGCCTCGCCCGTCGACATCTCTGTTTTCGGCGGCTATTTTCCATTCAACAGTCGCTTTAGCCTAGATATGGCAGCCATGTTCAAGTATCACGGGCTTAATGAGATCTGGGAAGAAGCCTACGGCGAGGTCGACAACGTCACCTGGCTCTCTGCTGGAGCCTGGGATCCGCTACACATCTTTAGCAAGGAGCCAATTCGGTCGCTCGCCGACATGAAAGGCAAACGCGTTTTTGGCGTACCAACAGCGGGTAAGTTCCTGTCACAGTACGGATTGATTCCGGTGACGGTGCCCTGGGATGACGTTGAAGTAGCACTGCAGACAGGCGAGCTTGATGGCGTTGCCTGGTGCGGTTTCACAGAGGCCTATGAAGTTGGCTGGGCAGACGTTTGCAACTACGCACTCACCAATTCGATAACCGGTGCCTGGTGTGGTTCTTACTTTGCCAACACTGAAAGCTGGAATAAGGTGCCACCACATTTACAGGCACTCTTCCGGTCCACAATCGACCAGTCACACTATTACCGCAACGTATGGTACTGGGCGGGAGAAGCAAGACTCCGTGTAGAAGGCGGGAAGCTTGAGCTCACGTCCCTGCCCAAAGAAGAGTGGGAAAAAGTGACCGGCGACGCCGAAGTATTCTGGGACAAAATAGCCGACACCAGCCCGCGCGCGGGTCGAGTCGTGCAGATTTTCAAGGACTACTCGGCTCTTATGCAAAAAGCGGGCTACCCGTACCGCTGA
- a CDS encoding TRAP transporter large permease yields MSYELIALLMFASMMVLLMTGQRVFAAIGFVAAAAGLLLYGDGAIEMPFTAAFKLFNWFPMLTLPLFIYMGYVMSESGIAEDLYRMLHVWCGRMPGGLAIGTIFLMVIISAMNGLSVAGMAIGATIALPEMLRRGYDKILITGVVQGGSSLGILVPPSVVMVLYGMIAREPVSQLWLAGVIPGLMMATMFVIYVVVRCKINPALAPVVSDEELDMPLREKLALLRAGIIPFLIFFSMTGLFVLGYISLVESSAVGATAATLAAAFKRRLSFKVIHEISRKTLAISCMFLWLILAALAFGAVFDGLGAVRAIESLFITRWDLSPWEIIIMMQVSFIIMGMFLDDTAMLVIVAPLYIPLVDLLGFDLIWFGVLYTMTCQIAYITPPFGYNLFLMRAMAPKEIGLLDIYRSIWPFVAMMVITVVIVMIFPQVALWLPELVRGG; encoded by the coding sequence ATGAGCTATGAGCTGATTGCACTCCTGATGTTCGCTTCCATGATGGTGCTGCTCATGACCGGGCAGCGCGTATTCGCCGCAATCGGCTTCGTAGCCGCAGCCGCAGGTTTGTTGCTCTATGGTGACGGTGCCATTGAAATGCCGTTCACTGCAGCCTTCAAGCTTTTCAATTGGTTCCCGATGCTGACGTTGCCGCTGTTCATTTACATGGGCTACGTTATGTCGGAATCAGGTATCGCTGAGGACCTGTACCGGATGCTTCACGTCTGGTGCGGGCGAATGCCCGGCGGTCTGGCGATTGGAACAATCTTCCTCATGGTGATTATTTCGGCCATGAACGGACTCTCTGTTGCGGGTATGGCCATCGGTGCAACCATCGCGCTGCCGGAGATGTTGCGCAGAGGTTACGACAAAATCCTGATTACGGGCGTCGTTCAGGGCGGATCGTCTCTCGGCATATTGGTTCCGCCCAGCGTTGTGATGGTGCTATACGGCATGATCGCAAGAGAGCCGGTGAGCCAACTGTGGCTTGCCGGAGTCATACCGGGCCTGATGATGGCCACGATGTTTGTTATCTATGTTGTTGTCCGCTGCAAAATCAATCCCGCGCTGGCTCCAGTGGTTTCTGATGAAGAGCTAGACATGCCCCTGCGTGAAAAACTCGCCCTGCTGCGCGCCGGTATCATTCCGTTCTTGATCTTTTTCTCCATGACCGGGCTGTTCGTACTTGGCTATATCAGCCTGGTAGAAAGTTCGGCGGTAGGAGCGACAGCGGCAACTCTGGCGGCCGCCTTCAAACGTAGGCTCAGCTTTAAGGTCATCCATGAAATCTCGCGTAAGACGCTGGCTATTTCGTGCATGTTTCTCTGGCTCATCTTGGCTGCTTTGGCATTCGGAGCGGTTTTCGACGGCCTCGGCGCGGTGCGTGCAATCGAGTCACTGTTCATCACTCGCTGGGATCTGTCGCCATGGGAAATCATTATCATGATGCAGGTCAGCTTTATCATCATGGGAATGTTTCTGGACGATACCGCCATGCTCGTGATCGTGGCACCGCTCTACATACCTTTAGTCGATTTATTGGGTTTCGATCTGATCTGGTTTGGCGTGCTGTACACGATGACCTGCCAGATCGCATACATCACACCGCCTTTCGGCTACAACCTGTTTCTAATGAGGGCGATGGCCCCGAAAGAAATCGGTCTACTCGACATTTATCGATCGATCTGGCCCTTTGTGGCGATGATGGTGATCACCGTCGTGATCGTGATGATTTTCCCACAGGTAGCACTGTGGTTACCGGAACTGGTGCGCGGAGGCTGA
- a CDS encoding TRAP transporter small permease subunit encodes MGGHWLLNAVRFHVRVVDRVSDFIGLIAMYLIFAMVAILLLDAVTRNIIEIPLHWCIEAAQFTLAAYYFMGGAMTLKNNDHVRMDLFYEGLSAKGKAKLDLVTITCLIFYLAVLLIGSMSSLEYAIDTNETRFSMWNPSMIPIKTLMVGCIVLMLLQSVSLIFKHVATIWEFELK; translated from the coding sequence ATGGGTGGTCATTGGCTGTTAAACGCGGTTCGGTTTCACGTTCGGGTTGTCGATCGCGTTTCAGATTTCATCGGGCTTATTGCGATGTATCTCATTTTCGCCATGGTCGCTATCTTGCTACTCGATGCTGTCACCCGCAACATCATCGAAATTCCACTTCACTGGTGTATCGAAGCGGCGCAATTCACGCTGGCTGCCTACTACTTCATGGGTGGCGCGATGACGTTGAAAAACAACGATCACGTTCGGATGGACTTATTCTACGAAGGCCTCTCAGCCAAAGGCAAAGCAAAGCTCGACCTAGTTACCATAACATGCCTCATATTTTACCTTGCCGTTCTTCTAATTGGTTCAATGTCCAGTCTCGAATACGCCATCGATACCAACGAAACCCGCTTCTCTATGTGGAATCCTTCAATGATTCCAATTAAGACCCTCATGGTCGGTTGCATCGTGCTGATGTTGCTGCAGAGCGTCTCGCTCATCTTCAAACACGTCGCCACGATTTGGGAGTTCGAACTTAAATGA
- a CDS encoding DeoR/GlpR family DNA-binding transcription regulator encodes MKPRQRQQIIQELIIARGEASVDKLAEHFGVSAETIRRDLGALDTLGVIKKIHGGAARVRLHSEKSFHERMSERTAEKRVIAEKVAKLIEPNETVFLDTGSSTLICAEELGAIEGLTVITNSVMIAQASGASSRGAKTFLLGGCFGADNSETVGPLVIEQIQRFQADTAVITVAAFDTEIGAMDSDFDEAQVARAMISRARRTIVLADSSKLGRIAAFNVAKTEDIDILVSGSDVGSGFAAAIKTKGIEFR; translated from the coding sequence TTGAAGCCAAGACAGCGACAGCAAATTATTCAGGAACTGATCATTGCGCGGGGAGAGGCGAGTGTCGACAAGCTCGCAGAGCACTTTGGCGTTTCTGCCGAAACAATACGCAGAGATCTTGGGGCTTTGGACACATTGGGTGTCATCAAAAAGATTCACGGCGGCGCAGCGCGGGTCAGATTGCACTCTGAGAAGAGTTTTCACGAGCGCATGTCGGAGCGCACCGCCGAAAAACGTGTCATCGCGGAAAAAGTAGCCAAACTGATTGAGCCGAACGAGACCGTGTTTCTGGATACCGGGTCAAGCACTCTAATCTGCGCCGAGGAGCTAGGTGCGATCGAAGGTCTTACCGTGATCACTAATTCGGTGATGATTGCTCAAGCCAGTGGTGCGAGCTCAAGAGGTGCGAAAACCTTTCTGCTTGGAGGCTGTTTTGGAGCCGACAACTCAGAGACGGTCGGCCCTCTGGTTATAGAGCAGATACAACGTTTTCAAGCGGATACCGCGGTCATTACCGTCGCGGCTTTTGATACCGAAATCGGTGCCATGGACTCTGATTTTGATGAGGCCCAGGTTGCAAGAGCAATGATCAGCCGCGCAAGGCGCACCATCGTGCTGGCGGACTCCAGCAAACTCGGGCGAATAGCGGCATTTAATGTCGCGAAAACCGAAGACATCGACATACTTGTTAGTGGCAGTGACGTCGGATCCGGCTTCGCTGCAGCCATAAAAACAAAGGGGATCGAATTCCGGTGA
- a CDS encoding NAD(P)/FAD-dependent oxidoreductase, whose translation MSTDHRSSQFDIAVIGAGVIGCAIARQFTLEGARVVVIEKAPDILDGASKANSAILHTGFDAPPGSIEASCVAAGHAEYLKIHERLGLPLIKSGALVIAWTESEEQRLPMLMERARENGVEDVQLLSAGQTHELEPELAEHAKASFIVPREYVIDPWSAPYGYLLQGLANGAVIKRNCEVKGGCFDGVRWKLDTVQGQISATTVINAAGLYGDIIDQKLTGSTRFSIKPRKGQFIVYDKPASALVKHILLPVPNDVTKGVVICRTAYGNLLVGPTAEAQDDRVNAALSETAMTALRQRGEEILPALADHDVTAVYAGLRPATEFKDYQIHAHEGLNYITVGGIRSTGLSSALGTAKLIYQRYLESGEAFQPPATIHWPKVSNIAENYPRDWQCEGNQGIVCHCELVTRREITEALEGPLAVRSIGGLKRRTRATMGRCQGFYCSAELAKMTQPYFDAAGSTVRSHVGAN comes from the coding sequence ATGAGCACTGATCACCGGAGTTCTCAGTTTGATATTGCTGTCATCGGCGCGGGTGTTATTGGTTGTGCGATCGCCAGGCAGTTCACTCTCGAGGGCGCGCGGGTGGTCGTCATCGAGAAAGCCCCCGACATACTCGATGGCGCCTCTAAAGCCAACAGCGCAATCCTGCACACCGGATTTGATGCACCACCCGGCTCCATAGAGGCCTCATGCGTTGCAGCGGGCCATGCTGAATACCTCAAAATCCACGAACGTCTGGGCTTGCCACTGATCAAATCAGGAGCTCTGGTCATTGCCTGGACAGAGAGTGAGGAACAGCGCCTGCCAATGCTGATGGAGCGCGCACGCGAAAATGGTGTGGAAGACGTTCAGTTACTGAGCGCTGGGCAAACCCATGAACTTGAGCCGGAACTTGCAGAACACGCCAAGGCGAGTTTTATCGTTCCTCGTGAGTACGTCATAGATCCTTGGTCTGCGCCTTACGGTTATCTATTGCAGGGTCTGGCTAACGGCGCTGTTATTAAGCGGAATTGTGAGGTGAAAGGCGGTTGCTTCGACGGTGTTCGCTGGAAACTCGACACGGTTCAGGGACAGATCTCAGCCACGACGGTGATCAATGCCGCTGGCCTGTATGGCGATATTATTGATCAGAAACTGACGGGCAGCACTCGGTTCTCCATCAAGCCAAGAAAAGGTCAGTTTATTGTTTATGACAAGCCTGCATCGGCATTGGTAAAGCATATTCTTCTGCCGGTGCCGAATGACGTCACAAAAGGCGTGGTGATCTGCAGGACAGCCTACGGCAACCTGCTTGTTGGCCCTACGGCGGAGGCTCAGGACGATCGCGTTAATGCGGCCCTTTCGGAAACAGCAATGACCGCGTTGCGGCAGCGCGGTGAAGAAATTCTTCCGGCGTTGGCCGACCATGATGTGACCGCCGTTTATGCGGGGCTGCGCCCGGCCACCGAGTTCAAGGATTATCAGATTCATGCGCACGAAGGACTCAACTACATCACTGTTGGCGGCATACGGTCTACCGGGCTGAGCTCAGCGCTTGGCACTGCAAAACTTATTTACCAGCGGTATCTCGAATCGGGTGAAGCGTTTCAGCCACCGGCAACTATCCATTGGCCCAAGGTCAGTAATATTGCCGAGAACTACCCGCGTGACTGGCAGTGTGAGGGAAACCAGGGCATCGTCTGCCATTGTGAACTGGTCACTCGGCGCGAAATCACCGAGGCGCTTGAGGGGCCGCTTGCGGTGCGCTCGATCGGCGGGCTCAAACGCAGGACACGGGCAACAATGGGCCGGTGTCAGGGGTTCTACTGCTCAGCCGAGCTTGCCAAGATGACCCAGCCGTATTTCGATGCTGCAGGCAGCACAGTGAGGTCTCATGTCGGGGCTAACTGA
- a CDS encoding NAD(P)/FAD-dependent oxidoreductase gives MSGLTEQPTEQLSAQGPTRGDELSGMYGPENKADVVIIGAGPAGLSAATELRRCGVQSVVVLDREPVAGGIPRHCDHYPYGLREFSRLLRGPAYARRLVVAALAAGVRIHTGVSIQSLTIGPVLTVTSDAGVRVVHARRVLIATGARETSRAARFIGGTKPGGVVSTGALQGLVHLEGINPFRAPVVLGTELVSFSALLTCRHLGIRPVAMIEPGASTTAFWPARWLPRILGIPLLLKTELLTIEGESTVSGVTIRRPNGDIERLNADGVIVSGHFRPESAILARSHIELDRHTGGPVVDQFGRCSDPDFFAAGNLLRPVETAGWSWQEGKAVGHAIAQSLQGKLPSPATGIAVELAGRSLKYVVPQRIVPTDVPPALDSFQFRVSHKAQGRLCLSINGTRKTVKSLSTVPERRIRVPLTVLPRSPSGTATFELVESDR, from the coding sequence ATGTCGGGGCTAACTGAACAGCCAACTGAACAACTGTCCGCCCAAGGGCCGACGCGCGGCGACGAGCTTTCTGGAATGTATGGGCCAGAGAACAAGGCCGATGTGGTGATCATTGGTGCCGGACCTGCCGGCCTGTCGGCTGCGACTGAACTCAGGCGCTGCGGCGTACAGTCGGTTGTTGTGCTCGACAGAGAGCCTGTCGCCGGGGGTATTCCGCGGCACTGCGATCACTATCCTTATGGGCTGCGGGAGTTTTCCCGGCTGCTGCGTGGGCCGGCCTATGCTCGGCGGCTGGTTGTGGCAGCTTTGGCGGCCGGTGTCAGAATTCACACCGGCGTAAGCATTCAGTCGCTAACTATTGGCCCGGTGTTAACGGTGACCAGCGATGCGGGCGTCAGGGTTGTTCATGCGCGGCGGGTGCTAATCGCGACCGGCGCGCGTGAAACCTCCAGAGCAGCCCGCTTCATTGGTGGCACCAAACCCGGCGGCGTCGTTTCTACCGGCGCCCTGCAGGGCCTGGTTCATCTTGAGGGCATCAACCCGTTCCGTGCACCCGTGGTTCTTGGCACGGAACTGGTGTCTTTTTCAGCCTTGCTGACCTGCAGGCATCTTGGTATTCGGCCTGTCGCCATGATTGAGCCGGGCGCTTCAACGACGGCTTTCTGGCCGGCAAGGTGGCTGCCCAGGATCCTCGGTATCCCGCTACTGTTAAAAACTGAATTGCTCACCATCGAAGGTGAAAGTACCGTTAGCGGAGTCACAATTCGCAGGCCTAACGGCGATATCGAGCGACTCAACGCAGACGGCGTAATTGTCAGCGGCCATTTTCGGCCGGAATCAGCGATTCTGGCCAGGAGTCACATCGAGCTTGACCGTCATACCGGCGGCCCGGTGGTCGATCAGTTTGGACGCTGCTCCGACCCTGATTTTTTTGCGGCAGGCAATCTGCTTCGGCCGGTCGAAACGGCAGGCTGGAGCTGGCAGGAAGGCAAAGCCGTAGGCCATGCGATTGCCCAAAGTCTGCAGGGTAAGCTGCCCAGCCCAGCCACAGGCATCGCGGTTGAACTGGCGGGCAGGTCGCTCAAATACGTGGTGCCGCAGCGAATAGTTCCGACCGATGTGCCGCCCGCGCTGGACAGTTTTCAGTTTCGCGTCTCTCACAAGGCACAGGGTCGTTTGTGTCTCTCGATTAATGGAACTCGTAAAACCGTTAAATCACTTTCCACGGTGCCGGAGCGCCGAATCCGGGTGCCGCTGACGGTACTGCCACGTTCACCTTCCGGCACAGCGACGTTCGAACTGGTCGAGAGTGACAGATGA
- a CDS encoding glycerol kinase has protein sequence MTTIVAIDQGTTSTRAIALGSDGQSRLLLSREHQQFYPKPGWVEHDPRELMAILEDCCAAAGECVDLAALGLDNQGESCLAWDARTGEAVTPVIVWQDARTEPAIEALKLQGAEAMVRQKSGLPLDAYFSASKLGWMLAELPQVRRLHKHGHLRMGTTDAFFRDRLTGRFETDVTTASRTALMNLETLNWDPELCRLFGVPLDALPVIGPSSGDLGLIRCGAKQVTLTASLVDQQASLYGHGCRRPGDLKMTFGTGAFLLGINRFDGSQLSNEATQTVGWQKSGEPPVFALEGGVYSAASALNWCRGLGLFKDFSELAVTYTSSAASKGLVFVPALSGLACPHWDRSARGSWMGLSLHTTATDMVQAVLEGVAFRTAEVFLALERNQPVTGKISLDGRMTENAFFVQFLSNVLQRELSLSSEPELTAIGTATLAAEATGIDSGYVARQQVITPGESCASLQELFTAARTATAAFAGSARKPTSIISK, from the coding sequence ATGACCACAATCGTCGCCATTGATCAGGGCACCACGAGTACCCGTGCGATTGCGCTCGGAAGCGATGGCCAGTCCAGACTGCTTCTGAGCCGCGAACACCAGCAGTTCTATCCAAAGCCCGGGTGGGTTGAACACGATCCGCGGGAACTCATGGCGATATTAGAGGATTGCTGCGCCGCTGCCGGAGAATGCGTTGATCTCGCCGCCCTGGGGCTGGACAACCAGGGTGAGAGCTGTCTTGCCTGGGATGCCAGAACCGGGGAAGCCGTCACCCCGGTTATTGTCTGGCAAGACGCTCGCACCGAGCCGGCAATCGAAGCGCTTAAACTGCAAGGCGCCGAGGCAATGGTGCGGCAGAAAAGCGGTTTGCCGCTCGATGCCTATTTTTCGGCATCAAAACTGGGCTGGATGCTTGCCGAGCTGCCGCAAGTTCGGCGTTTGCACAAACACGGCCACCTGCGGATGGGCACAACAGATGCTTTTTTTCGGGATCGGCTGACCGGGCGCTTCGAAACAGACGTGACGACCGCATCAAGAACGGCGCTGATGAATCTCGAGACCTTGAACTGGGACCCGGAGTTGTGCCGTCTTTTTGGCGTGCCTCTAGACGCACTGCCGGTCATCGGCCCGAGCTCCGGCGATCTGGGCCTGATTAGGTGTGGCGCAAAGCAGGTGACTCTCACCGCGAGCCTGGTTGATCAGCAGGCATCCCTTTATGGCCACGGCTGTCGTCGTCCGGGCGACCTCAAAATGACCTTTGGGACAGGTGCTTTTTTGCTCGGAATCAACCGCTTTGACGGTAGTCAACTCAGCAACGAAGCAACGCAGACCGTTGGCTGGCAGAAATCCGGAGAGCCGCCAGTCTTTGCGTTGGAGGGCGGTGTGTATTCGGCAGCCTCGGCGCTGAACTGGTGCCGCGGTTTGGGGCTGTTCAAGGATTTCTCGGAGCTGGCGGTCACATATACAAGTTCGGCAGCCTCCAAAGGGCTGGTGTTCGTGCCTGCTCTTTCTGGTCTCGCCTGTCCACATTGGGATAGAAGTGCCAGGGGGAGCTGGATGGGGCTGTCGCTGCATACAACGGCGACTGATATGGTGCAGGCCGTTCTGGAGGGTGTTGCTTTTCGCACCGCGGAAGTGTTTCTGGCTCTTGAGCGCAACCAACCCGTCACCGGAAAAATTTCACTTGATGGCCGGATGACCGAGAATGCTTTTTTCGTGCAGTTTTTATCGAATGTGCTGCAGCGGGAACTGTCGTTATCGTCTGAGCCAGAGCTGACCGCTATAGGCACTGCAACCCTGGCCGCTGAAGCCACCGGAATAGATTCAGGCTACGTGGCTCGGCAGCAAGTTATCACCCCGGGCGAGTCTTGCGCTTCGCTTCAGGAATTGTTCACTGCGGCCCGCACGGCTACTGCAGCGTTCGCGGGATCGGCCCGGAAACCCACCTCGATAATTTCGAAATGA